The following nucleotide sequence is from Cyclobacteriaceae bacterium.
AACCGTAGATAGAATAAAGGCCAATAGTTCTATGGAGCCATTGCTGGAGTTCCCCCATACCAGAGACTTTCCCAACGAGCCCAAGTTGAACATAAAATAAAGTGCCTGCATTTTTATTCCTGAAGTTCAGTACTGACGCGCCAGCAAAATTCCATCCACAATAAGGACGGTCCATGAAGAAGAATTCCTCTGTATCTACATTCTGGGGAGTGAATACCTTGTTGCCGTAATGAATTGAGAAAATAGTTTTAGAAGAATCGTTGTTATTAAAGAATGAAATTTTTGATGAGATGAGAAACTTATAATATAGGTCCTGTCCAGCCGTATAGTATTTATCGGTGGCAAAAGGATAGTCGTTGTCGACATTCAGAAAAATTTCGTGTTGATAATTTCTGTTGGCTTCATCTGAGGATTGGGCTTTCAGTGAAGGGCAATTAGATAGGAGAATTAAGAATATGATAAAGGCCTTCACTTGTCTCATACATGTTTGCCTGGGGAGGCATGCTGCAACGAATATACTTTCTAGTTTTAAATTAGGATGGCCTAAAAGCAAAAAAACCTC
It contains:
- a CDS encoding lipid A deacylase LpxR family protein, whose translation is MRQVKAFIIFLILLSNCPSLKAQSSDEANRNYQHEIFLNVDNDYPFATDKYYTAGQDLYYKFLISSKISFFNNNDSSKTIFSIHYGNKVFTPQNVDTEEFFFMDRPYCGWNFAGASVLNFRNKNAGTLFYVQLGLVGKVSGMGELQQWLHRTIGLYSIYGWDTQIQNEFVVNANVRHTRGFELGKKIEFVSATSVWVGTGSNKITEEITLRLFKFNALRESSYMNANISRKNYSSRKSEFFLFTSLEANYVFSNIFIQGSLFDNPSQFTTSITPWLFAGKIGVQYSGGRISSGFSITHLGRETPNVATFNYATASLAYRF